TATTGAAGTCATACAACAAGAGTTTGCGAGATTACCCCACTATGCCTTACCCAAACACTGATACATCGTTCCAGCAGTTGATGTGCAGTGGTTTGAACTCTCTAATATGTGATGAGCTTAGATACAACAGACGCAAATTAGCAGGAGAACATGCTGCTTACTTACAACAATTAACTGATGAACAGAGGGTAGTCTACAAGTCAATAATGGAAGCTATGAATAGTGGGAGAGATGGAGTTTTTTTCCTGTATGGATACGGTAGTACTAGAAAGACTTTTGTTTGGAAGACACTTGCTTCTGCAGTTAGGTCCAAAGGACAAATTGCTTTGGCAGTTGCATCAAGTGGTATCGCATCGTTATTACTACCAGGTGGAAGGACAGCACACTCCCGTTTTGCTATCCCACTAAACTTGGATGAGTTCTCCACGTGCAACATCAAACAGGGTAGTACTTTGGCTGAGTTGATAACAAAGGCTAAGATTATTATATGGGATGAAGCTCCTATGGTAAACAGACTCTGTATTGAGGCACTTGATAGAACAATGCGTGACATACTGAGGTTCAAGAATACAAACAGTGAGAACCAACTGTTTGGCGGGAAGACGGTTGTCTTTGGAGGAGACATTAGACAGATTTTACCCGTCATACCGAAAGGCAGCAGGCAAGATATTGTTAATGCAACAATTAATTCATCATAAATTTGGGATAGTTGCAAATTGCTTACACTCACAAGAAACATGCAACTCCAAGCAGACAAGACATctgaagaatcaaaggagataaAACAATTTTGTGAATGGATATTGTCAATTGGTGATGGAAAATGTGAAACACCAAATGATGGAGTTGACAAAGTTAAAATCCCAGATGATATTCTTATTAGTGTGTGGGATGATCCTATAGTAGCCATCTGTGAAGCAACATATCCTGATTTATTTGGGGGTGCAAGTTGTGTTTCCCACCTACAACAACGAGCAATGTTAGCACCCACGCTACAAGCTGTTGACGAGATTAATAATTACATGATGAGTCTCAACCCTGCTGAGGCGTATACTTACTACAGTTCTGACACTGCATGTCAAGCAGAGTGCAGTAATGACATCATGGCATCCATTCATACTCCAGAATTCTTAAACACTATAAGATGTTCGGGCGTCCCTAATCATGAGTTAAAGGTGAAAGTAGGTACACCTATCATGCTACTAAGGAACATTGATCACTCTGCTGGCTTATGTAATGGAACACGTTTGGTAATATCAAAGTTGGGAAAATACATCATTGAAGCACAGAGCTTAACAGGAACAAATTGTGGCCAAAAAGTTTATATCCCAAGAATGACACTTAGTCCATCAGACCATAGGATACCATTTAAGTTTCAGCGGAGACAATTTCCTATAATGGTATCATATGCTATGACTATTAACAAGAGTCAAGGACAATCATTATCAAATGTGGGTCTCATTCTAAAGAAGTCAGTGTTCACACATGGCCAACTATATGTTGCAGTGTCAAGAGTTACAAATAGGAAAGGTCTGAAGATTTTGATTTGCAACAATGAAGATAACCAAGAGACAGACAATATAGTTTTTAAGGAGGTGTTTAGAAATGTTGGTTAATGTACGATGAGTTAAGGAGGTCGAATTCTTGCAAAGAGATTCAATGATAGGTTTGACTCAACGTTTGGATGCCTAAGAATGCATGATGCATTGATGAAGGTTAGTTACAGTGTAATTTTGTATCTGACAACTGATTTTGGTGAGACTTTAATTCATATGTAgcctttaatttttctatttatttaaatgTAGTTCGGTATTAATCTGAATGTTGGTTAATGATGTAATAACTGTGGAATTATATCTTTCTTTGACATAGGTATGTATTGGCAGTTTGATTGGTAGTCAGAATTCGTGGACAATGGCTTTAGTTCAgttatgttttaaaaaaaggATCTTTCACATCAGGAGTATTTGATGAGACTATAATACATGAAAAGATTCCTATCTTTTATATATGTGTGAGTAAGACCCTTATATTCTCTTAAACTGTGACAGAATTTTATTTACTAatgaatttagttaaaattatgtgttttattttataatacaatGGAGGTCGTAATAAACTAGCATTGCTTACATTAATCATTTTAGAAATTAATAACCGAAAAAATGGTGAATGAAAATTGTTCAGCCATGCATTCCAACTTAGATCCTTAACTCTGGAAAGCTTTCAACACAAATTATAGAGGACTCAACATGTACCTTCTCTTCCCAAATATGGTGCAGTAAATGCTCTATGAAGGGTTTATACATGATAAGAGATACTTATCAAGCCAAAGTACGTCAAAGGTCTATATATACAACACAGATAAATCACatttttaaacattattttCAATCTCACCACCAACAAATTATGTTGTAAAATTACCAAATCATGAGCTAAAGAAAACATTTAAGTTCGTTGGCATATACAGATGAGTTTTTTCTTAACAGCCTATCAATAATAGGTTCTATGAGTAGTACTCACTGAGTATTGTTGTATTTTGGTTTCCAAAGCGCATGCAATTAACACCCCGGGGACTGCTTCATAACCTGCGTTTGCACTAAAGACACATTATTTTTGTTCAGCTAAAGTTAAAACCAAAAAGTtaagcagaaaataaaaagcaatatccttttggatttattttgcaAATAACAGGACCGGCATCATAGAAAGTACATTGAAATTTCAAGAGTATAATTGACGgtgaatttaataatttagtaaTTAGATATttcaaattagatttttttcccttttgcttaGCAAATCTCTAGATTGAATACCAATGCTAGCCAGTAAGAAACTATTTAATTTACCTATCATGGTAATCTTTCTCTATCAAGTTACGCAAGTCAAGAATTGCAACAATAAAATATAgcaaattattttgataaatgcCTATCAACCGACAGTCTTTCCACACCATTTACAAAATTTCCAGAAAGTAGATTGAGAGCAATGCAGATTACCTAAAAGGGGGAAATTGCTTAGCAATTAACAAAGAAATAATCTACAGTCCTTCATATTTAACAATTTGATGACAGCCAATAAGGTTATCATTATacaacattaattttataaagatCTCAAGTTACCAAAGTTTTTGGAAGAAAGGATACAGAgaagatataaataaaatacatcagAGAAAACCATAAAATTACCGTAATAGCAATAAAAAGGCATTTAGTGAGAAGAATGGAACCTTCTTCGCCACCAATTTAAAAACCAAGCTTCCTTATTGTGTTGCCAAATGGAGTACTAGACCTGCAATTCAAACTGATAAAATAATTACAGGTTACTAAACAAATAATTGTAAAAATAGTCCACGCATAAAGTCCTAAACACCAAGATCTAGCCCATAAACCACCCAATCTAAATcgtaaaacaaattaaaatgcaTTTGATACTGATAGCTTTGTACAAAAAACATTTTCTTAGCTATTACTAATGATTCAATTTAGACAATACATGAAAACGGAAATGGATAAAAAAGCAGAGTACTGTGAGTTGTTGAATCTGAATTCTCATGTAAATGACATCTCCAGATAAATCACAAATGATGGATGATTCAAAGACAGCGTTCTCTTCCCAAACATGGTGTAATAATATCTCTATCCTAGAATACATGAACTTAACATACTTAGCACTTCAACTAAATTTATAAAGGGTTTATATATGAAAAGCAACACTTATCAAAAGTTAGATTTGTAATGACAAAAAATTTTagctacaaaaaaaaatttaacgtGTAAGATGCCTTTGAATGTGCTAATGTATGTGGAACATATAAACAATACAAATTAAGAGGCTTGGGTTCCGATCCACTCACCTATCTGATCTGATCAGATCAACAAGACTAATGTATATTGAAAATCGATATTGTGTATAACACCAAGATTTCCACAAACAAGTTAGGATCGAGGAAAACGATTGATTAGCAACGGGATCCAATTTGATCTGGGTGTAGCTTGGCGGGTTATACTCAATCTGGAGTGTGTGACTATGAATCTAAACAAAGGAATAAGCTGAGCACTAGGCCACATAATGTTTCTCTCAACCACAGAAGTCTCACTGATCAGCTTTTGAGTATCATCGCTAGCGTGCCACTATTTCGAAGAAAGCATGAAGTAGAAGAAGTGATTCAATGGCTGCTATCTATTAGAAAGCATTAGAAATAGAGGTTTGATTCCTCCAAACAAGTATAACGGTTGAATCGGTAGGTGggaatttattattagttaaatgATGCATAGGAAttggtgatttttgaaaagtttgagaTGGCATCCACCATACACTAGACCAATTGTCATCATATGGGACATTAAAatactattatattttaaatgcatcttcaaaaatcaccacctttaaattttaagttttttaaaataaatttggcTTCAGGAGGTAAAAAAATAACTCTTCATAATTTTTGTTACattattctttttgttttattttttttatatcttattagCATTTTGGTTACATATAATTATGATATTTTGGAAATTGAAAAGACTTGAAATATAAGACTGGACTTTTTGGGCACAATCTGATAGGACCAGTTAAATTTGGGGGAATATACATTTATCCAAATATTTGTTATCACAGTAtgttaataaataaatcaataagTTGAAGAAATGAATGTAGTTGAGAACCCACACGAAACAAGTAATGCTTCATatatcatatatttaataaagtGTTATGGAATACGTACAAATACAATGCCAATCGCTTAAAGCATCCAAGCGAAGCGCGGGTCCCCcctagtatatatatatatatatctactACTTGTATAATTGGCGTGGCTCATTAAGCCAGGTGTCGGTCTCACgttattttgaaataaaataatgaagagtttctcactctctctctctctctctctctctctctctctctctctctctctctctctctctctctctctctctctctctctctctctctctctctctctctctctctctctctctctctctctctctctctctctctccattccATTCCCCTTTTACCATTCTCACTCTCAGGCACACATCACATCCAAACCCCAAACCCAACCCGCAACATTCTAGGGTTTGTGTTTGCGGTTCCATAATGTCTTAGAACGGGAAGCTCATGCCCAATCTCGACCAGCACAGCACCAAGCTCATCAACCTTCGTCGAGGAAATCCTTATCACCGCTGCACACGTCACCTTCTACGAGCTCAACATTGACCTCTCCCAATGGGTTTGTTCCTTTATAATCTCCTTCCTTTCATCGATTccattctctatctctctctctaatgctttctctctcttctttctgcAATTACTATTTGCAGAGCCGCAAGGAGGAGGAAAacgaggaagaggaagaagacgaCGAGTATGGGCAGAGAGTAGTTACTAGGAAGCACAGAGGCGCCGTCTTTGAGAGCGGATTCGAGGAGAACCGTTACCATGAGAATGAGAATGAGAATGAAGATGAGGAAGTTGATGAAGCTAGGAGTCCAAGGTATATATATTTACACATTCTAGATAGATATCTGCTAATTGCATTTAACAATATTCTGAGTGGATAGTTTTCAATTTCATGGTTTCATGTGTTTGTTCTGAGGCTAACCCTCTAAATTATCGAAAATATCACTCACAGCTTTCTCATTGCGATGCTAAAATGTTGAAAAACAATTGCATAGTCATGGAGAAGCAAAATACTATTGACTACAGGACCATGACTAATCTAAGATTTCACTCTATTCTGAATACTTTCTTTCTTTGCGTTGGTTCTATCATACCAAGTATTGACCACTGGTACTGATGGTAGAATTGCTGCCTAGGTTTTTCCTGTCATCTCACTTTTGATTAAACCGGTGATTTGTTCTGCTTTTGTTTATGGTTTGTGGTATAGGTTTTGTATGTGAATGTCTTCTGTTACCTTACATTGCACCCTCGGTGTGGATTTAGGAAATTGATTTCAGTTACTGAataaatagaacaaaaaaattgtttaaaaccCAGGGATAATAAGGCTTTTTGGGATGCTGTGAGATTCTATGAcagttttaaacttttaatttctATATTGACAGTGGATCTCCCCGAGAGGACAAAGATCAGATTCGTGATTCTGCTCCTGAAATTCGTGATGTATTTGGGGATTTTGACGATGATGAAGAGGAGGATGGATATGCAGTTCATCATGACATTGAATATGACTCAAATGTGAGTGCCTGCTACCAATAACTGATATATTTAGTTTGTCTTTGTGTTGCTTAAAATTTTGCAAATGAATAATCAAAGTAATCTCCTGCCTCAGAGATCCCCTGTTGAAGAAGAGGGCCATGAAAAAGGCCTGAGGCCAGAGGATATACTTGCAGATGAAGATCATAGGTATGGGTCAGAAGAGGAAAATTATGAGATGAAAACTAAAGAGAAACCACTTGGGCCACCATTGGAGTTAGAGGTTCCACTGCAACCACCTCCAGCTCTTCCAGAAAAGGTCTGGCGTAATTTATGTGGAAGCCTATggtttatatattaatttgaatttaacttTGACTTTGGGTGGCTGGATAagagttcttattcttcttttggcatatGATGCCTTTATGATTTTTGGTGCAATATTTAAGGTGCCAAAATGAAAAGTATGCAGTTTAAAATGATAGGGCAGTGGTCgctacttcttcttcatttttgttgtttcatTCAATTTAATGCCAAGGAAACCAACCTAATTTCGTTGGTTGCAGCTCAGGTCGTCAAAGTCGGAAACTGAAAAGGCGAGTTGAACATAGCCGATTAGCCGATTCGGGTAAGTAGCGTGGGTTGTTGTTCTGTTGTAGCTTATTCGTGCTTATTGTGTTACTTGAGTCGTGTATTAGGGCAAAGAGATTAATTTGTATTCGTGCTTATTCTCTTTctcttattctttgtttttttatccTTTGCAAgtgctttcattttatttaatgtAAGTTTTTTTGGATTGGTTGTGTCTGAGGGTCATATTGCATTTTCGATCCCGGAAGGAAGGATCTTTGGTTTTTTGGCTCAGATTTCGTGTTGGTGATCAAAGATAGTTGACTTTCTGATTTTTACAACTGCAGATGTTAGTGGAAAATGGTTGAAATGGCAAAGTCTAAATTGGAGTCCTTTAAATTGGCATTTAGGGAAGGAGAAACTGTTGAGAGCACAAAATGCACTTGAATAAGGTACTCTTTATCCTGTAATTTGGCAAACTAGACCCTTTTAAGTGTGGTTCAACTCTTTCGtacctctttttttattttccaatcaTATCTTTGGAAGTCATTTTAATCATAGATAAAGCTGGTATGGAATCTTGCATCATATTTGCCCTTTTATATTTGAAATTGATTAAGTCAAGAATCTAATTTCCTTTAACTTATGCTAAACATATCCCAGGAAAAATATGACAACACAGTTAAAGAATGCACAAAAGCATTAGATCTGAATCCAGTGTACATTAAAGCTTTAGTAAGAAAAGGAGAAGCTCATGAAAAGCTTGAACATTTTGAAGAAGCCATTGCTGGTAAGTTCAGATCTTATATTAGGGGTTATTATACTTTAAGCAGGACTTGAACTTTATTCTCATTTGCACAGTAAAGGGGTAAGTGTAGTTTCTCAAAATGGAAAGGTGCCACTGTTATGTGGTATTTGCCAACCTAGGGAAAGCCAGTATGAGTACCATTAGGCATTCCTTATTGTTGGATCTTAATGAAGAAGTACATGTTTTGCATACTGATGccatttagattttttttccttttcgcATCATTGAGTTCATTCATACCATAATTTTTTACTTCActaattttagttagtttttcaaATATCAATGGACAAATATGAAAAAGATCTTAGAAATTGATCCCTCAAATGATCAAGCTAGGAAGGCCATCAGGCGACTTGAGCCGCTTGCTGCAGAAAAGCGTGAAATGATGAAAAGATGATTGGCAAGTTTCTGTTATCATGTTTATCTTGGATTTCAATTATAGTTGCTATTGTATTATGTACTTTGCGTAGAATAGTGCATGGGCATTATTTCCTTACATTACCTTGATCCTTCATGCATACATTTGTAATTTGTTACCCAAATATGAtgctcttttctttatttcttcttgTTGCTGCAAAACTACCATCAATGATGGAAAAACATCCTATCTTGGTTTCTGTGTATTTATTGGCACATTCATCTAGCTTTTTCGTCCATCTTTAAGATTTATTTGCAATCTTGTGGTTGAAATTGGCCAAGTCCATATGTTTGTTTAGTCAGATGAAACCCTTTttgaaagaaattattttatcaaaggAATTTATGGATGCCTTATTATGATATTTCTAAACATGGGATACCTAGGTGATAGAAAGATATACTATTATTTTAAGTGATGTATGCAACTTTGGGTTTTCAGAGATTGCTTCGTTTTCACTTGTGTTGTTGGAGCTCTTGGTGACTCTCTTTTTGGTTATGTTCTTGGTGTTTAAGGTCTCTTTCTTTTCCTCACCCTTATTT
The genomic region above belongs to Arachis duranensis cultivar V14167 chromosome 3, aradu.V14167.gnm2.J7QH, whole genome shotgun sequence and contains:
- the LOC107478343 gene encoding uncharacterized protein LOC107478343, with translation MQLQADKTSEESKEIKQFCEWILSIGDGKCETPNDGVDKVKIPDDILISVWDDPIVAICEATYPDLFGGASCVSHLQQRAMLAPTLQAVDEINNYMMSLNPAEAYTYYSSDTACQAECSNDIMASIHTPEFLNTIRCSGVPNHELKVKVGTPIMLLRNIDHSAGLCNGTRLVISKLGKYIIEAQSLTGTNCGQKVYIPRMTLSPSDHRIPFKFQRRQFPIMVSYAMTINKSQGQSLSNVGLILKKSVFTHGQLYVAVSRVTNRKGLKILICNNEDNQETDNIVFKEVFRNVG
- the LOC127745475 gene encoding uncharacterized protein LOC127745475 encodes the protein MPYPNTDTSFQQLMCSGLNSLICDELRYNRRKLAGEHAAYLQQLTDEQRVVYKSIMEAMNSGRDGVFFLYGYGSTRKTFVWKTLASAVRSKGQIALAVASSGIASLLLPGGRTAHSRFAIPLNLDEFSTCNIKQGSTLAELITKAKIIIWDEAPMVNRLCIEALDRTMRDILRFKNTNSENQLFGGKTVVFGGDIRQILPVIPKGSRQDIVNATINSS